Sequence from the uncultured Flavobacterium sp. genome:
ATAAGAGCGATTATTAAAGCCAGATTGATAACATACTTCAGATACTGTCAATTTATTTTTTCTTAACAATTCGGCAGCATATTTCAATCGAATGGTACGAATTAAATCACCCGGTGTAAAACCAAAAAGTTGTTTGGTTTTTCGATACAATTGTGAATTACTAATCCCTAATTCTTTTTCGATAAATAAACTTTGTAGATTTTCATTATCGATATTATTGCGAATAAGTTCAATAACTTTTTTTATAAAATCTTTTTCCTCGTTATTGATGTTCAGATTGGGTAGATTTTCGGTAAGTGTATCTTGTTTAAAATATCTTGAAATCAATTCTTTTTCTTCTAATAGCTTTTGTATTCTTATAAGTAAATGATCCGGATAAAATGGTTTTGGAATATAGGAATTCGCACCACTCTCTATTCCTTCGATTCTATGCACAACAGAGTCTTTTGCTGTTAGCATAATAAAAGGAATATGACAGGTTTTAAGATTTGTTTTAATTTTTTTGCAAAACTCAACGCCGTCCATAAAAGGCATCATTACATCGCTTATGATAATATCCGGAAGAACATCTTCAATAATTTTTAAAGCTTCAAGTCCATTGTAAGCCAGTAAAAGTTTATATTTTTCGCTAAGTAATTCGTCAAGAAGTACATGAATATCTTTTTCATCTTCGACTATTAGTATTACTTTTCGATTGTCTGTAAGTTCTTCGAGCGACAAAATTTTATTTGGAGTGTCTTCGAGTTTAATAGGATTCTCTTCTAAAATATTTTTTAAATGTTGTGATATTAAAATAGGGCTTATTGCTGTATCTAATTCCTTTTGGCTAAAAGCTTCTTCATGGCAAGGTAATAAGATTGTAAAGGTCGTTTCTTTATTAAGAGTACTTGTAACTTGTATTTCGCCTTTTAATACACCAACTAATTTTTTTACATATGCAAGACCAATACCGGTTCTAAACATATTGTTATCAGTTTCTTTAGTATTTGTATCGGCTAAGAAAAATTGAGTAAACAACGAATCTAATTCTTCTTTCGGAATTCCTTTTCCTGTATTTGTGATTGTTATGTTTAGCTTTTTAGAATCATTATCCTGAATATAAAATTTAAGATCTATTTGTCCATTTACAGGAGTATATTTAAAAGCATTTGACATTACATTAAATACTATTTTTTCAATCTTATCTTTGTCAAACCATCCTGGTAAAGTAGGAGGGATGCTGAGGTTGTATTGAATGTTTTTCTCTAAAGCCCATTCATCAAATAATTCGGCAATTTGTTCGATTAGGTTTACCAAATCAAATTTCTTCACCGTTACTTCCAAATAGTCATATTCTGCTTTTCTAAATTCAAGTAATTGCTGCGTTAAGAACAATAAACGCGAAGAATTTCGTTGAATCATTTGTATGAATTTCTGATTTTTTTCGTTGAGATTTGTAGCTTCCGAAAGTTTTTGAATAGGTCCAACAATTAACGTTAGCGGCGTTTGAAATTCGTGAGCAATATCAGTAAAAAACGTAAGTCTGTTTTCGTGAAGTTCTTTTTCTCTTTGTCTGAAAAGAATATTTTGGGTCAATGATTGACGTTTTTTGTAATAACTAAGTACAAATAAAATAAAAGCCAAAAACAACAAAGAATAGATTATAAAAGCAAGATTTGATTGCCAGAATATTGGTTTAACGCAAATATCAATAGCATGAACCGGTTTACTCCAAACACCATCACTATTTGACCATTTTATCCATAAAGAATAGTTTCCTTTAGGCACATTTGTAAAAGAAATAATTCGGCGGTTATTAATCGTATTCCAGTTTTTATCAAAATTCATTAACTGATAAGCATATTGACATTTTTCAGTATTGATATAAGTTAAAGCAGTAAGTTCAATATCAAAAAAGTTTTGATTATGGTCTAAAACAATTGATGGATGAGTATTTGAATCAGGCGTGATAACCAATCCTTGATAATACGGAATAGGTTGATTTTGACCACTAATTTTATCAATAAAAAGATCCGGAATTATACTGGATTCTTTTATTTTTTGAGGTAGAAAATAATTAAAACCTTTAATTCCTCCCATAAAAATAAATTCAGAGTTTAAGTCCTGATAAAAGGCACCGTCTGCAAATTCATTATTTTGTAAGCCTTCATTTTTAGTGTAATTGGTAAATTTTAATCGATAAGGATTAAAATTAGACAAGCCGAAATTGGTACTTAACCAAAGATTGTTTTTTTTATCGACAACAATTCCGTGAATAGTATTATTCGGAAGTCCATCTTTTACAGTGAAGTTTTTAAAGATTGCTTTTGCGTCCTTTTTTACAGGATTTAATAAATTAAGACCAAAACTGGTTCCTATCCAAAGTCTGTTTTTGGGATCAGTTTGCAAACACAAAATATCATTATTAGATAAACTTGTAGCGTCATCAGGATTGTTTTTATAAACGGTAAAATGTTCTGATTTTTTATCGAATAAATTTAAACCGCCTAATCGGGTTCCAATCCAAAGCTGTTTTTTGTCTTTAGGGATTATAGAAAAAACAATATTGCTACTCAAAGCACTTGTTTTATTGTTGCTGGCAAGATATCGCTTAAAATTAGTGATCTTCAGGTTTTCTCCAGACCGTTCGATCTTGCAGCGAATCATTCCGTATCCGTTAGTGCCAAGCCAAATAAACCCATCTTCGTCCTGATATATTGAGTAAATAGATTTAAAGTAATCGCACTCTTTATTACCTGGAATATTGGTCCAATTAATTAATTTAGATTTTTTTAGATCGAAAATTGAAATTCCTTCACCATCAGTTCCAATAAAAATTAAGTCGTTTTGTCCTTTACATAAAGAAAATACGGCATTATTAATGGAACTATTATTCTCGTTATAGTTTTTATATTCCAGCGGTTTTTCGGGATTTAGATAAAAGCTTGAAGAAAAACGGAATAAACCCTTTCCTTTTGTACCCACCAAAAAAGAGTTTTTATCAACTTGT
This genomic interval carries:
- a CDS encoding two-component regulator propeller domain-containing protein; this encodes MIFISLLSCNKKEKKSLNNNSATRQFGKSQEPKNDNPDYKLVWNSYKSLDLKYSLEQLDNTKGLSNSSINAIFQDSENLLWIGTWDGLNRYDGNNFEIFRPELNNKNSLSNQVILKIDEDNVGRIWILTIHGINRYDKKTGVFQHYYFSRENIPPLSESEFNMALDSSKKVFCAVKDWGIGYFDGNVFQLLNTEKLSKKAVKKMEFTLNGELLVLFEDNKLYSLSFKNKLNEKPIISKIELISDNIRTFGIVSKEKICTVSVTGNANLYSFATKENILLAKKDIENSIGNIPEGLVVSSKTGYFIIDTNGIIINHDWLKYLNNQKTTTLIRGNENILWAGTDGDGIIKMYPLKKSFNLIAKSQVPELDGAIVRTFLQVDKNSFLVGTKGKGLFRFSSSFYLNPEKPLEYKNYNENNSSINNAVFSLCKGQNDLIFIGTDGEGISIFDLKKSKLINWTNIPGNKECDYFKSIYSIYQDEDGFIWLGTNGYGMIRCKIERSGENLKITNFKRYLASNNKTSALSSNIVFSIIPKDKKQLWIGTRLGGLNLFDKKSEHFTVYKNNPDDATSLSNNDILCLQTDPKNRLWIGTSFGLNLLNPVKKDAKAIFKNFTVKDGLPNNTIHGIVVDKKNNLWLSTNFGLSNFNPYRLKFTNYTKNEGLQNNEFADGAFYQDLNSEFIFMGGIKGFNYFLPQKIKESSIIPDLFIDKISGQNQPIPYYQGLVITPDSNTHPSIVLDHNQNFFDIELTALTYINTEKCQYAYQLMNFDKNWNTINNRRIISFTNVPKGNYSLWIKWSNSDGVWSKPVHAIDICVKPIFWQSNLAFIIYSLLFLAFILFVLSYYKKRQSLTQNILFRQREKELHENRLTFFTDIAHEFQTPLTLIVGPIQKLSEATNLNEKNQKFIQMIQRNSSRLLFLTQQLLEFRKAEYDYLEVTVKKFDLVNLIEQIAELFDEWALEKNIQYNLSIPPTLPGWFDKDKIEKIVFNVMSNAFKYTPVNGQIDLKFYIQDNDSKKLNITITNTGKGIPKEELDSLFTQFFLADTNTKETDNNMFRTGIGLAYVKKLVGVLKGEIQVTSTLNKETTFTILLPCHEEAFSQKELDTAISPILISQHLKNILEENPIKLEDTPNKILSLEELTDNRKVILIVEDEKDIHVLLDELLSEKYKLLLAYNGLEALKIIEDVLPDIIISDVMMPFMDGVEFCKKIKTNLKTCHIPFIMLTAKDSVVHRIEGIESGANSYIPKPFYPDHLLIRIQKLLEEKELISRYFKQDTLTENLPNLNINNEEKDFIKKVIELIRNNIDNENLQSLFIEKELGISNSQLYRKTKQLFGFTPGDLIRTIRLKYAAELLRKNKLTVSEVCYQSGFNNRSYFYREFKKLYDLTPKNYQLKYIKELINH